The following proteins come from a genomic window of Campylobacter coli 76339:
- a CDS encoding Argininosuccinate synthase, with protein sequence MKNEVKKVVLAYSGGLDTSIILKWLQDEYKCEVVTFTADIGQGEELEPARKKALSLGIKEENVFIKDLREEFVKDYVFPMFRANTIYEGEYLLGTSIARPLIAKTQAQIALQTGADAVSHGATGKGNDQVRFELGYLAFNPDLKIIAPWREWDLNSREKLLAYAQKHGIDISKKKGKSPYSMDANLLHISYEGLVLEDPAHAPEEDMWRWSKSPKEAPNESEIIELDFQKGDLVAINGVYLSPAELLSKLNELGSKHGIGRLDIVENRYVGMKSRGCYETPGGTILLKAHRAIESITLDREAAHLKDELMPKYASLIYNGYWFSPERMMLQALIDESQKHANGRVKLELYKGNVMVIGRESANDSLFNAAYCTFEEDEVYNQKDAAGFIKLNALRFIIAGKNGRKF encoded by the coding sequence ATGAAAAATGAAGTAAAAAAAGTCGTTTTAGCATATTCTGGCGGACTTGATACAAGCATTATTTTAAAATGGCTTCAAGATGAATACAAATGCGAAGTAGTAACTTTTACAGCAGATATTGGGCAGGGCGAAGAGCTTGAACCTGCTAGAAAAAAAGCTCTTTCATTGGGGATTAAAGAAGAAAATGTTTTTATTAAAGATTTAAGAGAAGAATTTGTTAAAGATTATGTATTTCCTATGTTTAGAGCCAATACTATTTACGAAGGTGAATACCTACTTGGAACTAGTATAGCAAGACCTTTGATTGCAAAAACCCAAGCACAAATTGCCCTACAAACAGGCGCTGATGCGGTAAGTCATGGGGCTACAGGCAAAGGAAATGATCAAGTGCGTTTTGAATTAGGCTATCTAGCTTTTAATCCTGATTTAAAAATCATCGCTCCTTGGCGTGAATGGGATTTAAACAGCCGTGAAAAACTCTTAGCTTATGCGCAAAAACATGGTATTGATATTTCTAAGAAAAAAGGAAAATCCCCTTATTCTATGGATGCAAATTTACTTCATATTTCTTATGAGGGGCTTGTTTTAGAAGATCCTGCACACGCACCTGAAGAAGATATGTGGAGATGGAGTAAAAGCCCAAAAGAAGCACCTAATGAAAGTGAGATTATAGAGCTTGATTTTCAAAAGGGTGATTTAGTTGCGATTAATGGAGTATATTTAAGTCCTGCTGAGCTTTTAAGTAAGCTTAACGAGCTTGGTTCAAAACACGGCATAGGACGCCTTGATATAGTAGAAAATCGCTATGTGGGAATGAAAAGTCGCGGTTGCTACGAAACACCAGGAGGAACTATACTCTTAAAAGCACACCGTGCGATTGAAAGTATTACACTAGATAGAGAAGCTGCGCATTTAAAAGATGAACTTATGCCAAAATATGCGAGTTTGATTTATAATGGTTATTGGTTCTCACCTGAAAGAATGATGCTTCAAGCTCTAATCGATGAATCTCAAAAACATGCCAATGGTAGAGTAAAACTTGAACTTTACAAGGGCAATGTAATGGTTATAGGCCGAGAAAGTGCTAATGATAGCTTATTTAATGCAGCTTATTGCACCTTTGAAGAAGATGAAGTATACAATCAAAAAGACGCAGCAGGTTTTATCAAACTGAATGCTTTGCGTTTTATTATTGCGGGAAAAAACGGAAGAAAATTTTAA
- a CDS encoding LSU ribosomal protein L9p has product MKVLLIKDVKALGKAGEIKEVKDGYGQNFLIAKGFAKAATNEVLRKYESDKKKEAENLRFELASLEKLKEELSKVTLEISKPVGANGSLFGGVTKDEIAHALKEQTHIEIDKKSLECDTLKSLGTHEVSVKLGHAIHAKFNINIKAE; this is encoded by the coding sequence ATGAAAGTATTATTAATCAAAGATGTTAAAGCTCTTGGAAAAGCAGGTGAAATCAAAGAAGTAAAAGATGGCTATGGTCAAAATTTTCTCATTGCTAAAGGCTTTGCTAAGGCAGCAACAAATGAAGTTTTAAGAAAATACGAAAGCGACAAGAAAAAAGAAGCAGAAAATTTACGCTTCGAGCTTGCAAGCTTGGAAAAGCTAAAAGAAGAGCTTAGTAAAGTTACACTTGAAATTTCAAAGCCTGTGGGGGCTAATGGAAGTTTATTTGGCGGAGTAACCAAAGATGAAATCGCCCATGCTTTAAAAGAGCAAACCCATATAGAAATCGATAAAAAAAGCTTGGAGTGTGATACCCTAAAAAGCCTTGGTACTCATGAAGTCAGCGTTAAATTAGGTCATGCTATCCATGCAAAATTTAATATAAACATAAAGGCTGAATAA
- a CDS encoding ATP-dependent protease HslV, with protein MFHATTILAYKGKNKSVIGGDGQVSFGNTVLKGNAVKIRKLNNGKVLAGFAGSTADAFNLFDMFENLLQSSKGDLLKAAIDFSKEWRKDKYLRKLEAMMLVLDRNHIFLLSGTGDVVEPEDGQIAAIGSGGNYALSAARALAKHANLDEEELVKSSLQIAGEICIYTNTNIKTYVIEDEK; from the coding sequence ATGTTTCATGCAACAACTATTTTAGCTTACAAAGGCAAAAACAAATCCGTAATCGGCGGAGATGGCCAAGTAAGCTTTGGCAACACTGTTTTAAAAGGCAATGCAGTAAAAATAAGAAAACTAAACAACGGCAAAGTTTTAGCAGGTTTTGCAGGATCAACAGCTGATGCTTTTAATCTTTTTGATATGTTTGAAAATCTACTTCAAAGCTCTAAGGGTGATCTTTTAAAAGCAGCAATTGATTTTTCTAAAGAATGGCGAAAGGATAAATATCTAAGAAAACTCGAAGCTATGATGCTAGTACTTGATAGAAATCATATTTTCTTACTTTCAGGCACAGGCGATGTAGTCGAGCCTGAAGATGGACAAATCGCTGCCATAGGAAGTGGTGGAAATTACGCGCTTTCAGCAGCTAGAGCTTTGGCAAAACATGCAAATTTGGACGAAGAAGAACTAGTTAAATCAAGTCTTCAAATCGCGGGTGAAATTTGCATTTATACCAATACCAATATAAAAACTTATGTAATTGAGGATGAAAAATGA